One Veillonellaceae bacterium DNA window includes the following coding sequences:
- a CDS encoding TetR/AcrR family transcriptional regulator, translated as MEHDSVNLSPKEKILDATMKIIGTKGYQHVTSRKIAALAHVNVASINYYFGSKDTVVNEALKAFNAKLMSSFNYLDDLELPPETRLQKFLRTYADYTLEYPDIFRNFVDQVSHESEAPCEYIEFMKETGLNKLKVLVHELTGNQLSETELVMRIFQLFSSLEYPVLVGDKMNNIAHFDYYDQECRYRYIDLALKALIK; from the coding sequence ATGGAGCACGATTCTGTTAACCTCTCCCCCAAAGAAAAAATCCTTGATGCCACCATGAAAATCATCGGCACTAAGGGGTACCAGCATGTTACCAGCCGTAAAATTGCCGCCCTGGCTCATGTTAACGTTGCCTCAATAAATTATTATTTTGGTTCGAAAGACACTGTTGTCAACGAAGCGTTAAAAGCCTTTAATGCCAAGCTTATGAGTTCCTTCAATTATCTGGATGACTTAGAACTGCCCCCGGAAACAAGGCTGCAGAAATTCCTCAGGACTTATGCTGACTATACTCTCGAATACCCTGATATTTTTCGCAACTTCGTTGATCAGGTATCGCATGAATCAGAGGCACCCTGCGAATATATTGAGTTTATGAAGGAAACAGGTTTGAACAAACTCAAAGTGTTAGTCCATGAACTAACCGGGAACCAACTATCCGAAACAGAGTTGGTCATGAGAATCTTCCAGCTGTTCAGCAGCTTGGAATATCCGGTACTCGTAGGCGATAAAATGAACAATATTGCGCATTTTGATTATTATGACCAAGAATGCCGCTATCGGTATATTGACCTTGCTTTAAAGGCTCTAATTAAATAG